In the genome of Poecilia reticulata strain Guanapo linkage group LG16, Guppy_female_1.0+MT, whole genome shotgun sequence, one region contains:
- the LOC103477729 gene encoding uncharacterized protein LOC103477729 has translation MMRTCRGRCVEETRKILLKMRRQDLLHRLAGVRENPSLIQRAGAMASVLELLMETLSALSGGGLREFWERYLLLEPSALAPPRTDPEIAAISLVQSHGKQSVDVTRRILVDINQNHLVQSLLDCRSRSRKPHDDHLSALIHKAATMAAVKELLLETLMDLNHLDLGIFKIFLNVESFQNKFPQISWSDLKKSNCKNMVDLLMGSYGQQCLEVTRQVLMDMNRTDLLEKLPEKSCGAEEKLSVEELWPGLIDKVEAMESIIELLLETLGDLSEEEQMFFITVLGQSQRDVADRLLAVKELLPAVLVMVQMFGQRSVETTREVLKRMRRTDLLQDISVSRRRQAKKLSADQKSSAALQKVALIAAFKQLLTEILSDLKKQELEDFKKSLPSTLSLSGKNLWYPSMRLRFGPFVPNIVNEMVEELGLQSVEVSMEILMDINRSDLAERLLETSSGLKGKVSIDEYQRVVMLNTVPAKMAVRNTLLKMMMELGHSDVWRFKRLLQFTCFQKSLPELPVSVLWPMNRTGRAADPGQEGPADLVDQMVQKLGGESVGVAREVLMDMNRTDVVQKLAGIRSGSTEEFQSLLFQKEASLTAIMEKLLETFEDLGEAKFEHFQRVVQKSLSRKAGRGTVAMEKGRKLKVAELMLEQFDEQTLDMAALVLKKIHRSDLVQKISGKIPAGPSGPSRVAKGREGEKLDSSCWTELVPEVNQTESPTYSLQSEAGLFECSVSGLRWFCSERVVFRYWFCSWDGHMERMESRGYRPAGPLLDISLITGRMTEVFLPHWICVDDVRKPLEQFAVLHMDDCGDAVEKVSEVSPSHVKLTEPIFSPRAVLMRAGFPVKVYCNMLLYQANTAFLTLHVYLIPRDPALQQAMDRKETSYGYKVIQKPDPEKSLKMNNYFFLTSDLEAAEVSPKTGIKLRYPRGKPNFFEVYVENANRNFSLTLRPDREGQPVWECSVRKDEYQSSGQAQEIQSVDEHLAAMMQRAATITSDKEMLLNLMKDLKQEELKGFKWFLRNRDVSSGFPQIPVTLLDEADASDLVDLMMKTYSHRAVELTKDIFKQINRNDLVEMFPGTSLTRHGSSDLYLTV, from the exons ATGATGAGGACGTGCAGAGGAAGGTGTGTGGAGGAGACCAGGAAGATTTTACTGAAGATGAGGCGGCAGGACCTGCTGCACAGACTggcaggggtcagag agAATCCATCTTTAATCCAGAGA GCGGGAGCGATGGCGTCGGTTTTGGAGCTGCTGATGGAAACGCTGTCGGCTCTGAGTGGCGGCGGCTTGAGGGAGTTCTGGGAGCGGTACCTGCTGCTGGAACCTTCTGCGCTGGCGCCGCCGAGGACTGACCCGGAGATCGCAGCGATCTCATTGGTTCAGAGTCACGGCAAACAGTCTGTGGACGTCACCAGGAGGATTTTAGTGGACATCAACCAGAACCATCTGGTCCAGAGTCTGCTGGACTGCAGGTCCAGAAGCAGAA AACCACATGATGACCATCTGTCGGCGCTGATCCACAAA GCAGCAACGATGGCAGCTGTGAAAGAGCTTCTGCTGGAAACTCTGATGGATTTGAATCATTTAGATCTGGGAATTTTCAAGATCTTCCTGAACGTTGAGTCCTTCCAGAACAAGTTTCCACAAATCTCATGGAGCGATCTGAAAAAgtcaaactgtaaaaatatggTGGATCTGCTGATGGGCTCGTATGGCCAGCAGTGTCTGGAGGTGACCAGGCAGGTTCTGATGGACATGAACAGAACCGACCTGTTGGAGAAGCTGCCAGAGAAAAGCTGTGGAGCCGAAG AGAAACTTTCTGTGGAGGAACTTTGGCCCGGACTGATCGACAAA GTTGAAGCCATGGAGTCGATCATcgagctgctgctggaaactTTGGGTGATCTCAGTGAAGAGGAGCAGATGTTCTTCATCACGGTGTTGGGTCAGAGTCAGCGTGACGTTGCAGACAGACTGCTGGCCGTCAAGGAGCTGCTGCCCGCTGTGCTTGTGATGGTGCAGATGTTCGGCCAGCGGTCTGTGGAGACGACCAGGGAGGTTTTAAAACGGATGAGGAGGACAGATCTGCTTCAGGACATTTCAGTATCCAGAAGACGACAAGCAA AGAAACTCTCAGCGGACCAGAAGAGCTCTGCTGCTCTACAGAAA GTGGCTCTGATTGCAGCCTTCAAGCAGCTTCTCACAGAAATCCTGAGTGATTTGAAGAAACAGGAGCTGGAGGACTTCAAGAAGTCGCTGCCCTCCACCCTCAGCCTCTCTGGGAAAAACCTCTGGTATCCTTCGATGAGGCTGAGATTTGGACCGTTTGTCCCAAACATAGTGAATGAGATGGTGGAGGAGTTGGGCCTGCAGTCTGTGGAGGTTTCCATGGAGATTTTAATGGATATAAACAGGAGCGACCTGGCAGAGCGGCTCCTGGAGACCAGCTCCGGTCTTAAAG gaAAGGTGTCCATAGATGAATATCAGAGAGTGGTCATGCTAAACACA gttCCAGCAAAGATGGCTGTCAGAAACACTCTTCTGAAGATGATGATGGAGCTGGGCCACAGCGATGTCTGGAGGTTCAAACGCTTGCTGCAGTTCACATGTTTCCAGAAAAGCCTCCCAGAACTCCCAGTCAGCGTGCTGTGGCCCATGAACCGGACCGGCAGGGCAGCGGATCCGGGACAGGAGGGCCCGGCAGACCTGGTGGATCAGATGGTGCAGAAACTAGGAGGGGAGTCTGTGGGTGTGGCCCGGGAGGTTCTGATGGACATGAACAGAACTGATGTGGTTCAGAAGCTGGCCGGGATCAGGTCTGGATCAACAG AGGAGTTTCAGTCGCTGTTGTTCCAGAAA GAAGCAAGTCTAACTGCAATTATGGAGAAACTTCTAGAAACATTTGAAGATTTAGGTGAAgcaaagtttgaacattttcagagaGTCGTACAGAAGAGTTTGTCCAGGAAAGCCGGGAGAGGAACTGTCGCTATGGAGAAGGGAAGGAAGCTGAAGGTGGCAGAGCTGATGTTGGAGCAGTTTGATGAACAGACGTTGGACATGGCGGCGctggttttaaaaaagattCATCGCTCTGATTTGGTGCAGAAGATCTCAGGAAAAATCCCAGCAGGTCCGTCAG GACCTTCACGGGTTGCCAAGGGTCGTGAAGGAGAAAAG CTGGACTCCAGCTGCTGGACTGAACTGGTACCGGAGGTGAACCAGACAGAATCTCCAACATACAG CCTCCAGAGTGAAGCTGGACTCTTTGAGTGCAGCGTTTCTGGTCTTCGCTGGTTCTGCTCCGAACGGGTCGTCTTCAGGTACTGGTTCTGCTCCTGGGACGGACACATGGAGAGGATGGAGAGCAGAGGATACCGGCCTGCTGGTCCTTTACTGGACATCAGTCTGATTACTGGGAGGATGACGGAGGTGTTCCTGCCCCACTGGATCTGTGTCG ATGACGTCCGTAAACCTTTGGAGCAGTTTGCTGTCCTCCACATGGACGACTGTGGAGACGCTGTGGAGAAAGTCTCTGAGGTCTCACCGTCACACGTCAAACTAACTGAACCCATTTTCTCTCCGAGAGCGGTTCTGATGAGAGCCGGCTTTCCTGTGAAGGTCTACTGCAACATGTTGCTTTATCAGGCCAACACGGCTTTCCTCACGCTGCACGTTTACCTCATCCCACGCGACCCGGCCTTACAGCAG GCAATGGACCGGAAAGAAACTTCTTATGGATACAAAGTGATCCAAAAACCCGACCCGGAGAAGTCCCTGAAAATGAACAATtacttcttcctcacatcagATCTGGAGGCTGCAGAAGTTTCTCCTAAA ACGGGAATTAAACTCCGATATCCAAGAGGAAAACCAAATTTTTTTGAGGTTTATgttgaaaatgcaaacagaaacttCAGTCTGACACTCAGACCCGACAGAGAGGGCCAGCCGGTTTGGGAGTGTTCTGTTCGAAAAG ATGAGTATCAAAGCAGTGGCCAAGCACAAG AGATTCAGAGTGTGGATGAACATCTGGCTGCAATGATGCAGAGA GCAGCGACCATCACATCAGACAAGGAGATGCTTTTAAACCTGATGAAAGACCTGAAACAAGAGGAGCTGAAAGGCTTCAAATGGTTCCTGAGGAACAGGGATGTGAGCTCAGGCTTCCCACAGATCCCAGTGACTCTCCTGGATGAGGCCGATGCCTCAGACCTGGTGGACCTGATGATGAAGACCTACAGCCACAGGGCCGTGGAGCTCACCAAGGacatttttaagcaaattaaCAGGAATGATCTGGTGGAGATGTTTCCAGGCACCAGCT TGACTCGCCACGGTTCCTCAGATTTATATCTGACCGTCTAA
- the LOC103477761 gene encoding apoptosis-associated speck-like protein containing a CARD, with protein MPPKTAKKLLRNKLEDLSAENFKRFRTELVDRKDGVRMIQVEGKDVLEVSEVMINVYTERKALNVAEETLREIRCTQDADELVEEAKKAGLFSADGSSDEEHFVDRHRDELIQRVTTVPSILDKLLKEKVIQAETYDEILSLRPTQAQMRRLYRDIGGGGSSAKDLFLQILKDQQRYLIDDLMKK; from the exons ATGCCTCCAAAAACGGCCAAAAAGCTTTTACGTAACAAACTGGAGGATCTGTCCGCAGAAAACTTTAAGAGGTTCCGAACGGAACTGGTGGACCGGAAGGACGGCGTCAGGATGATCCAGGTGGAGGGTAAAGACGTCTTGGAGGTTTCAGAGGTGATGATCAACGTTTACACGGAGAGAAAGGCTCTGAATGTGGCGGAGGAAACCCTCAGAGAGATCCGCTGCACGCAGGACGCGGACGAACTGG ttGAAGAGGCTAAAAAAGCAGGTTTGTTTTCCGCTGATGGATCCAGTGATG AGGAACACTTTGTGGACAGACACAGGGACGAGCTGATCCAGAGAGTCACCACCGTTCCGTCCATTTTGGACAAACTCTTGAAAGAAAAAGTGATCCAAGCTGAAACCTATGATGAGATCCTGTCGCTGCGGCCGACTCAGGCCCAGATGAGGAGGCTGTACAGAGATATAGGAGGAGGCGGCAGCAGCGCAAAGGATCTGTTCCTCCAAATCCTGAAGGACCAGCAACGATATCTCATCGATGatctgatgaaaaaataa